TTGCCCTCAATCACGAATAAATCGACCGGATTGCGCGCGGCGCTTGGGTCCGGCTGGATCAGTTTGACGTGCGTGTGGCTGTCGTTCGTATATGGGAACAGAATCTTTTGCCCGGATTCCAGCTTGGTGTCGATGGGCAGGTTGTTCATCGCGGCCAGCTCCGCCGCAATGGTCTTGATGGATGCGCCGGGGCGGTAATAATGCGTGGCATTGCCCTCGGCCAGTAACTTAAAGGTGGCCCCTGTGCTGTAAACGCTGATGGTGCCGATTTCGCGACCGGGGGGCAGGGGAATATTGACCGTATGCCCGGCGGACAGCGGGGTGTCATTGGCCTGTGTAATCAAGGTGCGGGCATGATCCAGATCAATCGCCCCCATGACCGAGGCGAAGCGTGTCACGATCGTGTCCAGCGTGTCATCCGCCGTGATCGTAACGCGGAAGGGCCCGCCGGGGCGTGAATCCGTGAAATCCGGCGTCTGGGCCCCATATTCCTGTAACAAAGCGGGGGTGATGGTGTCCGCGTTTAACAGGGCATCGCGAGCCGCATCGGACCCGGTTATAATTTTTCTATAGACATCATCAGGCACCAGCCCGTGATCGCGCAGCACGCTCAACCCGAACAGGTTTTTGGCGGTCGCTGCGTAATCGCGCTGCGCGACGCCTTTGAGCCGCTCGCGTGTGTCGTTCAGGGTCAGGCCGCGGGCTTCCAATGTTTGGACGATTCGCAAGGCGGCTTCGACTTTTTCGCGGGACACAAGCTGGGCGTCCTGCAAATTGCTGACGGCGTAATCCATCACGCTCCACCCATCGGCATCAATCGCCTGCAGATCCGGATTTTTGCTCAGCACATGGTCCAGAATCTCCGTGGTCATCATCATCGCGGAGAGCTGGATCGCTGCGAACAAAGGGCTGGATACGCTGGTCTTGCCCACGCGCATGCCTTTTTCAATGCGAAAATTCGGGTTGGCGCCGCGATCCAACAGGGATTTGATCGTGTCGATATTGATGCGGATGTAATCGTCCGTGGCGGGGTTGTAATTGGTGATGCTGCCCGACCGTTCCTCGATCAAGCGGCCCAGGGCGCGCATTTCGGCGACAAGGTCGTTATTCAAATGGTACAGCGGATCAATCACAACGCTCAGCGGCGGGGGCGAAACGGGCAGGGAAGCCGGGTCCGGCGTTTGCGGACGGTCCAGATTATCGTTGATGGGCGAGATGGCGGCGGCGTTAAAAGCGCCCAGTAATGTTGCGAATCCCAGCCCAGCGGCGGCCAGAAGCCGCGCCCGTTTTTGAACGGTAGCCATTTTAAATAATCCCTGTTTTTACTTTTTTATTTTTGTAATCGAAAACACTAGGGCGGATTGCCGGGGAATGCAAAAGGTAAAACCGGATTTTGGAATGGCTGGGTTGCATGGGGCGTTTGTTATGAAAACAATCGTGCCAACGTTTCATTTTTGTTCTTTAAAATCAGGCCGATAAAATTTTTTTTCGGGGAAATGTGAATTTGCGGCTGGGGAATCGGCCGGGAAAAGTCTATGATGTCAGTCAATTAAAACATGTCCTTCAAGGGACGTCTGGGATAGTCTGTGTAACATGAGAACTCTGTATCATCTTTGGCTTCACCCCTTTTCACGGAAGGTGCGCATCGCACTGGCCGAGAAGAAGCTCGATTTCGAGCAGCGTATTGAAAAAGTGTGGGAACGCCGGACCGAGTTTCTGGCCCTGAACCCCGCGGGCGATGTCCCGGTTCTGGTCGAAGCCGATGGCACGACCTTGGCCAACTCTCAGGTCATTTGCGAATATCTCGAAGAAGTCTACCCAGAGATTAATCTGCTGGGCTTTGATCCGGCACAGCGCGCGGAAACGCGCCGCCTGGTCAGCTGGTTCGATGTGAAATTCAACCGCGAAGTCACCGACAATCTGGTCGGCGAAAAATTGATGAAGCGGTTTTTAAAATTGGGTGAACCGCATGGCCCGTCTATTCGCGCCGGTCATGCCAACATTCACTACCATCTGGATTATATCGGTTTTCTGACGGAAAAACGCCGTTGGTTGGCCGGTGAGAATTTTTCGCTGGCGGATATTGCGGCGGCGTCGCATTTATCAGCCATCGATTATATCGGCGACGTTCCATGGGATGAGCATCAGGCCGCCCGGGAATGGTATGCACGCGTGAAATCCCGGCCCAGCTTCCAGCCTCTGCTGGAGGATCGGATCCCCGGATTTACGCCTGTTGGCCACTACGAAAACGTAGATTTCTAAGATACAGTATCGATCCGTTTTTGTCGGGGAGAGCGAAGTCTCCCCCGCATCGGTGACTGCGCTTCAAAGCGCGAGAGAAAAAGAAGAATGCAGTAAGGTAATGACGGACAAA
The genomic region above belongs to Micavibrio aeruginosavorus EPB and contains:
- a CDS encoding glutathione S-transferase family protein; the protein is MRTLYHLWLHPFSRKVRIALAEKKLDFEQRIEKVWERRTEFLALNPAGDVPVLVEADGTTLANSQVICEYLEEVYPEINLLGFDPAQRAETRRLVSWFDVKFNREVTDNLVGEKLMKRFLKLGEPHGPSIRAGHANIHYHLDYIGFLTEKRRWLAGENFSLADIAAASHLSAIDYIGDVPWDEHQAAREWYARVKSRPSFQPLLEDRIPGFTPVGHYENVDF